The Dyadobacter sandarakinus DNA window TTTACCTATGGATTTTCGCCGTTGCCGCGGGTCTCTCCTTCGCCATAGCCTTCCTCACCGTCAGCTTCCAAAGTATTAAAGCAGCTTTGATGAACCCGGTGAAGTCGTTGAGGAGTGAATAGAAAGTAGGGAGTACGGGAGGATGGAGGAATGGAGAAAAGGAGGAAGGGCGATTGTTCCTTCCTCCTTTATTCCTTTTCTCCTTCGTCCCATCCTCCATCCTCCTTTCCTCCATTCTCCCTCCCCACTTCTGGCCCAATTTTTACTTCGTCTGCTAAAAAGTAGTAACCCTAAATACACTACACATGCTGCCGACATCAGATACCAGCGCATATGAGGTTTTCAGAACCAACAAATGCATTCCGAAGATTCTGGAAAAAGAGATTCTTTGTGCACTTTCCTGCTACCCGGAGCTGAAAGAAACACCCATATTCTTTGTGTTTAAAAGAAAAATACGTGGCTCGGTCATGCAGGCGCAGCCTAAGTTCAGTACCATGCTGCGTGGTACGAGGGCGTACAATATCAATATCAGCGCCATGTTCAGGCTGACGCATTCGGCCATTCCCATACAGCAGATACCTTCGGATGTGATTGTGGGCTGGATAGGGCATGAGCTCGGGCATGTCATGGATTATGAGTGCCGGAGCACGGTCAGCATGATCAGGTTTGGGTTGGGGTATGTTTTCTCGCGCAGGTTTGTCAGAGAGGCTGAACGTGTCGCCGATACTTTTGCCGTTAATCACGGATTGGGAAATTACATTCTCAAAACCAAGCACTTCATTCTGAATCATGCGGCATTATCCGACAAATACAAGCGGAAAATAGCCCGCCTGTACCTATCGCCGGATGATATTGTGGAGCAGGTGCGTAAGCTCGAAGCTACGCGCGTGCTGCCGTCATAAGTGCGCCCTGACATATGCTTCAAATTCCAGAAAATCGGCTTCTTTCATTACCCTGGGAATCTTGACCTGACCGCCTTTTTTCCGGGTTTCTTCACTCCACTGATAGAATATATGTTCGGGGATCAGTTCAACCTCGACATCCTTCAGTGCGCGGCTCCGGGCCACCTTATAGTTTTTATTATTTTCCTTCAAAGTGTCATCCAGGGTGCGGGCTACGGAAGCACAGTCTGTATCCTTGTCGCAGCTTACAAACCACCTGTGGATGTATTCATCGTCCCGGTGCACGGCCGCAACAATAAATTCCTTAATGACCACATCGTGCTTATGCTCCACAACTCGCAGTCCATCATTCATCTGATTGACAGCCAGCTGGCACCCTACCACATTGAGGTAATGCTTGGTACGTCCGGTGATCTGTATTTCTGCCCGGGCCTTGTCTGTGATCGTAACCGTATCGCCGATCATGTACCGCCACGCTCCCGACACAGTTGAAATAAGCAGTACGTACTCCGTATTTTCCTCCGCTTCTGCCAGTGACAATACGGTTCCGCCCGGTTTTACGAGTCCGTCCTCGTCCACATTTTCAGGGGTGAAAGGGACAAATTCGTAGAAGATCCCATTGTCCGGAAAAAGCGCCATAGCCGGTGTATCCGGACGCTTCTGAATGGCAATAAAACCCTCCGAGGCAAGGTAGGTATCAATGTAAGTCAGCGGAAATGCGAAATGCTTCTCCAGGCTCTTCCGGTAGGGCTCAAAAGCAACACCCCCCGTCGTGTAGACCATCAGGTTGGGCCATATTTCGTGGATGTTGCTGAGTTTGTTGTGGCTGATAATCTCCCTGAGCATGAGGTCTACCCATGCAGGAATACCCGAAATGCAGCCGATGTCCCATTTCGGGGCTTCTTCGGCTATCCTTTTTATTTTTTCGTCAAAATTGGCAATGGATGCGATTTCCAGTCCGGGCTTGTAGATGCCTCCGAACCAGCCGGGCAGGTTGCTTGCGCTGATCCCGCTGATCTCGCCTTCCTCATGATCGTCCTTTTGAATGAGGCTGGTACTGCTGCCCAGCATGAGGATCTGTCTGGTGAAAAATTCAGCAGGCAGGTTGAATGCACCCAGGTTGGTGATTTCTGAAATGCCTGCCTTGCGGATACAGCTGAGCATATCGTCTGTGACCGGAATGTGCTTGCTGGCACTGGTAGTGCCGCTGCTGAGTGCAAAGTAGCGCTGTCCGCCCGGCCAGGTTACATTCTGATGTCCTTTGAGTAGGTAATGCCACCAGTCTGCATACATTTTATCATAATCATGCACCGGAACCTTTGCCTGAAACGCAGTAACAATGTCTTCACTGGCCAGGATCTCTGAAAATTCATGGGCCTTGCCGAAAGCAGTCAGCCTGGCCGTATCAAGGAGTTTTCTTAACGTTTCTTTCTGCGCTTCAACCGGGTCGGGCTCACTGATGATTTTGCCTGTGAGGTCAATTGCTTTTTTGATAATCTCTCCGATTACAGCCATTTCAGTTTTGGAGTTTTTTGTTCGTTTGTAGCGCGGATAAAAAAATCCATACCACTATACGAACAGGGAAGCCCGGCTTATACAAAACAAAAAAGCCTTCCCGCGCATTGGGGAAAGCTTTTCAGCATTTATTGATGAAAGATAATCCTGTCAGTTCCAGCCGCC harbors:
- a CDS encoding GH3 family domain-containing protein; its protein translation is MAVIGEIIKKAIDLTGKIISEPDPVEAQKETLRKLLDTARLTAFGKAHEFSEILASEDIVTAFQAKVPVHDYDKMYADWWHYLLKGHQNVTWPGGQRYFALSSGTTSASKHIPVTDDMLSCIRKAGISEITNLGAFNLPAEFFTRQILMLGSSTSLIQKDDHEEGEISGISASNLPGWFGGIYKPGLEIASIANFDEKIKRIAEEAPKWDIGCISGIPAWVDLMLREIISHNKLSNIHEIWPNLMVYTTGGVAFEPYRKSLEKHFAFPLTYIDTYLASEGFIAIQKRPDTPAMALFPDNGIFYEFVPFTPENVDEDGLVKPGGTVLSLAEAEENTEYVLLISTVSGAWRYMIGDTVTITDKARAEIQITGRTKHYLNVVGCQLAVNQMNDGLRVVEHKHDVVIKEFIVAAVHRDDEYIHRWFVSCDKDTDCASVARTLDDTLKENNKNYKVARSRALKDVEVELIPEHIFYQWSEETRKKGGQVKIPRVMKEADFLEFEAYVRAHL